In Chlorocebus sabaeus isolate Y175 chromosome 19, mChlSab1.0.hap1, whole genome shotgun sequence, a single genomic region encodes these proteins:
- the LOC103223636 gene encoding uncharacterized protein, which translates to MLGKKTTTEGMAVRPQPRQGAPSPGARAGIRSPLALPGLPRASHRPRSLQTDPATGNAPLPSRPRPRPPVLPPPSRGPGCRPRIPGLAWTPQPKGAARRAAPLPGPRRGPSNCGCCGAKANTKGRGALPATPLPARETLCAGSAKHPGTPEAPDAEERGPTKISRHLLGAAGAAESPQRQVPPAARWPSARPRPGQGSPRLFLSPAQPGPGVPEPSRAGGSGRGGPDLLPRGARAAPSTYLRRAALPAGLRRAR; encoded by the exons ATGCTTGGAAAGAAGACCACCACGGAGGGGATGGCTGTAC gcccccagccccgtCAGGGCGCCCCCTCCCCGGGCGCCAGAGCCGGGATCCGCAGCCCCCTAGCACTCCCTGGACTGCCGCGGGCCTCCCACAGGCCTCGGAGTCTACAGACTGATCCTGCGACCGGAAACGCCCCCCTACCCAGCAGGCCCAGACCGCGCCCCCCTGTCCTGCCGCCCCCTTCCCGCGGGCCCGGCTGCAGGCCCCGGATCCCCGGGCTCGCGTGGACGCCGCAGCCGAAAGGGGCGGCCCGTCGGGCGGCCCCGCTCCCCGGCCCTCGACGCGGCCCCTCCAACTGCGGGTGCTGCGGGGCCAAGGCGAACACAAAAGGAAGGGGGGCCCTGCCAGCGACGCCCCTGCCGGCCCGCGAGACCCTCTGCGCGGGGTCGGCAAAGCATCCGGGCACCCCAGAAGCTCCGGACGCCGAAGAGAGAGGCCCCACGAAAATTTCAAGACACCTCCTGGGGGCTGCAGGGGCGGCCGAGTCTCCCCAGCGCCAGGTGCCCCCGGCCGCACG GTGGCCCAGCGCGCGGCCCCGGCCTGGACAGGGCTCTCCGCGCCTCTTCCTCAGCCCAGCCCAACCCGGCCCGGGCGTCCCCGAACCCTCGCGCGCTGGCGGCTCCGGACGCGGTGGCCCCGACCTTCTGCCCCGCGGGGCTCGGGCCGCGCCAAGCACTTACCTCCGCCGGGCTGCGCTCCCCGCGGGCCTGCGCCGAGCCCGATAA